From the Candidatus Peregrinibacteria bacterium genome, one window contains:
- a CDS encoding 4'-phosphopantetheinyl transferase superfamily protein, translated as MIFFAQEHIGNKQMIKRAQAHFPELYQSRLKAKASPKHSLVARFLVSQLAKQHFSLSDFFPESDSENRPLPRKNVLFWSASYSGDTIFAAISQKPIGIDVENIRPRSETLLSWFSPEEYKEAPSWKIFYQLWTKKEAVLKRFGSGVDEMSLIQKISDNQYGFQGKICTTKSVFLAENLIFSFAV; from the coding sequence ATGATATTTTTTGCGCAAGAACATATTGGCAACAAGCAAATGATAAAGAGAGCGCAGGCGCATTTTCCCGAATTGTACCAATCTCGTCTGAAAGCAAAGGCATCTCCAAAACATTCGCTCGTTGCTCGATTTCTCGTTTCCCAGCTTGCGAAACAACACTTTTCCCTTTCAGATTTTTTTCCAGAATCAGATAGTGAAAATCGCCCTCTTCCGAGGAAAAACGTACTCTTCTGGTCGGCTTCATATTCGGGAGATACTATTTTTGCTGCTATTTCTCAAAAACCGATTGGTATTGATGTGGAAAATATCCGTCCACGATCGGAAACACTACTCTCTTGGTTTTCTCCAGAAGAATACAAAGAAGCACCCAGTTGGAAAATATTTTACCAACTTTGGACGAAAAAAGAGGCAGTGCTCAAAAGGTTTGGAAGTGGTGTAGATGAGATGTCGCTTATTCAGAAAATCTCGGATAACCAGTATGGTTTTCAGGGAAAAATATGTACCACAAAATCAGTGTTCTTAGCAGAAAACCTTATTTTTTCTTTTGCCGTATGA
- a CDS encoding MFS transporter, which yields MNQEKPFRSFFLFLLLIFFWCTFFGGLKFLMTKLASGNIQSSPEELLEHIAAWISMGTIVAYLIGGSLANHFTKRTLLFFVSFATIGILLVEFFFGFSHLSVLLWGMAGIGLLYGIFAILRTIITYIEIVKTQLPDTTVNGIATITFILSAIIGSFLGNYLHEQFGSIAFWIFLLFLVTALGVIFFLRYESFEHHRPFGKSFPEMFRDVSWIAERAWVLLLASSALWAISTAVSLKAIPYASEKFDIQNSTATLIVLCSALGAALGNALTVRIQRRWLAFRIFSYTFAVLVFLFQIVTNSFFETLGYAFVIGVCMGAATNIADATYLSFIGKNHKKENGAALQGGIINIFLVVILLFLPKEQAFSIMGIGTAVLILLVRLKLSLVMCLEK from the coding sequence ATGAATCAAGAAAAACCATTTCGAAGTTTCTTTCTTTTCCTTTTGCTCATCTTCTTTTGGTGCACATTTTTCGGGGGACTCAAGTTTTTGATGACAAAACTTGCAAGCGGAAATATTCAAAGTTCTCCAGAAGAACTTCTTGAACACATTGCCGCATGGATTAGTATGGGAACCATCGTGGCATATCTCATTGGGGGAAGTCTGGCAAATCACTTTACGAAACGCACACTTCTTTTTTTTGTGTCATTCGCAACCATTGGCATTCTTCTTGTGGAATTCTTTTTTGGATTCTCGCATCTCTCTGTGCTCTTATGGGGAATGGCAGGAATAGGGCTTCTCTACGGAATATTCGCCATTTTGCGCACCATTATTACCTATATCGAAATCGTCAAAACACAATTGCCCGATACCACTGTTAACGGCATTGCAACCATTACGTTTATTCTCTCTGCCATTATCGGATCATTTCTCGGGAACTATCTTCACGAACAGTTTGGCAGTATTGCGTTCTGGATTTTTCTCCTCTTTCTCGTGACGGCGCTTGGCGTTATTTTCTTTTTGCGGTACGAGTCCTTTGAACACCATCGCCCTTTTGGAAAATCATTTCCAGAGATGTTTCGAGATGTTTCGTGGATCGCTGAGCGAGCTTGGGTACTCCTTCTCGCTTCTTCGGCGCTCTGGGCAATTTCGACCGCCGTAAGTCTTAAGGCAATTCCCTATGCTTCTGAAAAATTTGACATACAAAATTCCACTGCAACACTTATCGTGCTCTGTTCGGCACTAGGGGCGGCTCTTGGAAACGCACTTACAGTACGAATACAACGCCGATGGCTTGCCTTCCGTATTTTTTCGTATACTTTTGCCGTCCTTGTTTTTCTCTTTCAAATTGTTACGAACAGCTTCTTTGAAACCCTTGGATATGCGTTTGTTATTGGTGTGTGCATGGGAGCGGCAACAAATATTGCAGATGCCACGTATCTCTCATTTATTGGAAAAAATCACAAAAAAGAAAACGGCGCCGCACTCCAAGGAGGTATTATTAATATTTTTCTTGTTGTTATTCTTCTCTTTCTTCCTAAAGAGCAGGCATTTTCTATTATGGGAATTGGAACAGCGGTGCTTATTCTTCTTGTTCGACTCAAACTTTCTTTGGTAATGTGCCTCGAAAAATAG
- a CDS encoding cation:proton antiporter yields the protein MTDLFAITFALLFAFIASEIAKKLKFPRVIGQLCFSLLLALPFFKGALFGEDFQRTIELFSTLGIVFLMFLTGLEMNTEELKKGKKDAATIAFTAAVFPFFCGLLLSRFFAMSWTTGMVLGACLSVTAEGTTLIVLSELRKTKTYLASMIIGAGILDDVFEIFFLLLILGMTHSGGSEEMVSPLVFPIKLILFIVVSIAAFRFFPWIMKRIQKSHNEVTLFHGMLVIGLLSAMFAEFMGVGAIIGAFLAGIILQKSFDSDTWKKREEHSLHLLLFSFIIPFFFIFIGLHFEYKVLFENPILTLSVLFIAFFGKVVGVLIAKPFVSLTWNQLHLVGWGMNSRGVTELVIAHIALKGGLISEELYSAIVFMTVVTTVSFPFVVRKIVRRYPNIMDDASGGFIEKYVPKMISGGKTH from the coding sequence ATGACCGATCTCTTTGCCATTACCTTTGCACTTCTTTTTGCGTTTATAGCGAGTGAAATCGCAAAAAAACTCAAGTTCCCACGTGTTATCGGTCAGCTTTGTTTCAGTCTTCTTTTGGCACTTCCCTTTTTTAAGGGGGCACTCTTTGGAGAGGACTTTCAAAGAACTATTGAGCTTTTTTCTACGCTTGGCATTGTTTTTCTCATGTTTCTTACAGGACTGGAGATGAATACCGAAGAATTAAAAAAAGGAAAAAAAGATGCTGCCACTATCGCTTTTACTGCCGCTGTTTTTCCGTTTTTTTGCGGACTCCTATTGTCTCGATTTTTTGCTATGAGCTGGACGACAGGAATGGTGCTCGGTGCTTGTTTATCAGTTACGGCAGAAGGAACAACGCTTATTGTGCTCAGCGAACTCCGAAAAACAAAAACATACCTTGCGAGTATGATTATTGGTGCAGGTATTTTGGATGATGTTTTTGAGATTTTCTTTCTTCTGCTTATCTTAGGAATGACTCATTCAGGAGGTTCGGAGGAAATGGTATCCCCCCTTGTATTTCCGATAAAACTCATCCTTTTTATTGTGGTCTCTATTGCGGCATTCCGTTTCTTTCCGTGGATTATGAAACGCATTCAAAAATCACACAATGAAGTGACACTATTTCACGGCATGCTTGTCATCGGTCTTCTTTCTGCTATGTTTGCGGAGTTTATGGGTGTAGGAGCCATTATTGGTGCATTTCTTGCGGGAATTATTCTCCAAAAATCGTTTGACAGTGATACTTGGAAAAAACGAGAAGAACACTCTCTTCATCTTCTTCTCTTTTCCTTTATTATCCCCTTCTTTTTTATTTTTATCGGACTTCATTTCGAGTACAAGGTTCTGTTTGAAAACCCGATCTTGACTCTTTCTGTGCTTTTTATTGCCTTTTTCGGAAAAGTTGTCGGAGTGCTTATTGCAAAGCCGTTTGTTTCTCTTACATGGAATCAGCTTCATCTTGTTGGCTGGGGAATGAATTCCAGAGGAGTGACAGAGCTTGTTATTGCGCACATTGCTCTTAAAGGCGGGCTCATTTCAGAAGAGCTTTATTCCGCCATTGTCTTTATGACCGTGGTGACTACTGTTTCTTTTCCGTTTGTGGTTCGAAAAATTGTACGGCGATATCCCAATATTATGGATGATGCCTCTGGAGGATTTATTGAGAAATACGTTCCCAAAATGATTTCTGGGGGAAAAACCCACTGA
- the trpS gene encoding tryptophan--tRNA ligase, producing MRALTGIQPSGIAHLGNLFGAMFPIIDLAKEHEGSIIMLADLHTLTTVQNATQLRKNTFNMAVDLLALGLDPEKTIFFRQSDVPAHAELTWILSTITPMGLLQRAHSFKDKTAKGIEASTGLFTYPVLMAADILLYDADMVPVGKDQKQHLEITRDIGQKFNHLFGETFLLPEPIISEETAVVPGIDGEKMSKSYGNTIEIFADEKTLKKQIMSIVTDSAPVEAPKDPERNTIFQLYCLLASKEEQEVFAEQFRAGGLGYGKAKNILFEKANAFLAPLRAARQKIENDKEKVEKILEKGAEKARFLAEKKMQKVKRRVGLL from the coding sequence ATGCGCGCACTTACCGGAATTCAGCCAAGCGGAATAGCACACCTCGGAAATCTATTTGGAGCAATGTTTCCCATTATTGATCTTGCGAAAGAACATGAGGGGTCGATTATTATGCTCGCAGACCTCCACACACTTACGACGGTTCAAAACGCCACTCAGCTTCGGAAAAACACCTTTAATATGGCAGTTGATTTGCTGGCACTGGGACTTGATCCCGAAAAAACCATCTTTTTTCGGCAATCGGATGTCCCAGCTCATGCGGAACTCACTTGGATTTTGAGCACTATAACCCCTATGGGACTTCTGCAGAGAGCACACTCGTTTAAAGATAAAACTGCAAAAGGTATAGAGGCATCTACCGGACTTTTTACCTATCCTGTGCTCATGGCGGCAGATATTTTGCTCTACGATGCGGATATGGTTCCTGTTGGAAAAGATCAAAAACAGCACCTCGAAATCACGCGAGACATCGGACAAAAATTCAACCACCTCTTTGGAGAAACATTTCTGTTGCCAGAACCAATTATCTCAGAAGAAACCGCAGTTGTTCCGGGAATTGATGGAGAAAAAATGAGCAAAAGCTATGGAAACACTATTGAGATTTTTGCGGATGAAAAAACACTCAAAAAACAAATTATGAGCATTGTGACCGACTCCGCTCCAGTAGAAGCCCCAAAAGATCCAGAGAGAAACACTATCTTTCAGCTCTATTGCCTTTTGGCTTCCAAAGAAGAACAAGAAGTATTTGCGGAACAATTTCGCGCCGGAGGACTGGGATATGGAAAAGCGAAAAATATACTCTTCGAAAAGGCGAATGCTTTTCTTGCGCCACTTCGAGCAGCACGCCAAAAAATAGAAAATGACAAAGAAAAAGTAGAAAAGATTCTCGAAAAAGGAGCAGAAAAAGCTCGCTTTCTCGCAGAGAAAAAAATGCAAAAAGTGAAGAGAAGAGTAGGGCTTTTGTGA
- a CDS encoding SIMPL domain-containing protein (The SIMPL domain is named for its presence in mouse protein SIMPL (signalling molecule that associates with mouse pelle-like kinase). Bacterial member BP26, from Brucella, was shown to assemble into a channel-like structure, while YggE from E. coli has been associated with resistance to oxidative stress.), producing the protein MSAIRSFGVRLFALTFLFSVCAPFPASFAAESASTKTEVQKTLSVVGQARIEIPKKNNNQFTFTLNVQVFNAPTVKSGITKDKEMITEVKNRLGKNIISLDTSWYDISKNQTSEGVAPFSDGVAIEESHGSQQTFTISHNMVGSIRAENSEEAAQLTSDLMDIGDENSIITVNNISPYYSDTSMMTADETTQNKALEVAFQNAQAKGEKIAKIVKMRLGNVISLSENGYITSTYSVNPNENTLYYALDLSVTFEFLK; encoded by the coding sequence ATGTCCGCCATACGCTCCTTTGGAGTAAGACTTTTTGCCCTCACTTTTCTCTTCTCTGTTTGTGCTCCTTTCCCTGCTTCTTTCGCAGCCGAAAGTGCTTCTACTAAAACAGAAGTGCAGAAAACACTTTCTGTTGTTGGTCAAGCTCGCATAGAAATACCGAAAAAGAACAATAATCAGTTTACCTTTACCCTAAATGTTCAGGTATTTAATGCTCCCACGGTAAAATCGGGAATTACGAAAGACAAAGAAATGATCACCGAAGTGAAAAATCGCCTTGGAAAAAATATTATCTCCCTTGATACAAGTTGGTATGATATCTCCAAAAATCAAACATCGGAAGGCGTAGCACCTTTCTCCGATGGAGTTGCTATTGAAGAATCTCATGGGTCACAACAGACATTTACTATTAGCCACAACATGGTGGGAAGTATTCGTGCAGAAAATTCAGAAGAAGCCGCACAACTCACTTCTGATCTTATGGATATTGGGGATGAAAATTCTATTATAACGGTCAACAATATCTCCCCTTACTATTCCGATACATCTATGATGACAGCAGATGAAACGACACAAAACAAAGCACTTGAAGTTGCTTTTCAGAACGCACAAGCAAAAGGAGAAAAGATTGCTAAGATAGTGAAAATGAGATTAGGAAATGTAATTTCTCTATCGGAAAATGGATATATTACGAGCACCTACAGCGTAAATCCTAATGAAAACACTCTCTATTATGCTCTTGATCTCTCTGTCACTTTTGAATTTCTCAAGTAA
- a CDS encoding glutamate-5-semialdehyde dehydrogenase, with the protein MSHKQQLQNAKKASRSVALLSSEEKNTLLLSVANLLEESVEEILVENAKDMAAQEEGAMNDRLLLTPERIVNMAQEVRSVADLPDPVGEVVDTRTRPNNLEIERIRVPLGVVGMIYESRPNVTLDAAVLCLKAGNAVVLKGGKEAVHSSRILANIVRKALKAHGRSPEAVQFLDPPTRSVTAELLSARGLVDVIIPRGGKGLIEFVLENAKVPVLETGASVVHTYVDVSANIPSALDIVMNEKIRRVSVCNALDTLLLHEGIAEFFLPLLSEQFQILSKEKGIPLVHLFVDEASHRILKSTGYSHLSFAAPKTYATEWLDYVMNIRLVLGLDEALEHIREYSLGHSESVCAEDQVVSERFLREVDSACVYHNASTCFSDGAEFGLGAEIGISTQKLHARGPFALEALTSTKWVIRGNGQVRG; encoded by the coding sequence ATGTCCCACAAGCAGCAACTGCAGAATGCGAAGAAAGCGTCTCGAAGTGTTGCTCTGCTTTCTTCTGAAGAAAAAAATACACTTCTCCTTTCCGTTGCCAATCTTCTTGAAGAAAGCGTGGAAGAAATCTTGGTGGAAAATGCAAAAGATATGGCGGCACAAGAAGAAGGTGCCATGAACGATCGCCTCCTGCTTACTCCCGAGCGCATTGTAAATATGGCGCAAGAGGTTCGTTCTGTTGCCGATCTTCCCGATCCGGTTGGAGAAGTGGTGGATACCCGAACACGTCCAAATAATCTTGAAATTGAGCGAATTCGTGTTCCATTGGGTGTTGTGGGAATGATCTACGAATCTCGTCCAAATGTAACTCTCGATGCGGCAGTACTCTGTTTGAAGGCGGGAAATGCAGTAGTGCTCAAGGGAGGTAAAGAGGCGGTGCATTCAAGTCGTATATTGGCGAACATTGTACGGAAAGCGTTGAAGGCACATGGACGTTCACCCGAAGCAGTGCAATTTCTCGATCCGCCAACGCGAAGTGTAACAGCAGAGCTTCTCTCTGCTCGAGGGCTTGTGGATGTTATTATTCCTCGAGGAGGAAAAGGACTTATTGAGTTTGTTCTCGAAAATGCGAAAGTTCCTGTACTTGAAACTGGCGCGAGTGTGGTGCATACCTATGTAGATGTTTCTGCGAATATTCCATCGGCACTCGATATTGTTATGAACGAAAAAATACGTCGTGTCTCAGTGTGCAATGCGCTTGATACTCTTTTACTTCACGAGGGCATTGCAGAATTTTTTCTTCCACTTCTTTCTGAGCAATTTCAAATACTGTCAAAAGAAAAAGGAATTCCTTTAGTGCATCTCTTTGTGGATGAGGCATCTCATCGTATTTTGAAATCGACAGGCTATTCTCATCTTTCTTTTGCTGCTCCCAAAACATACGCTACTGAATGGCTTGATTACGTCATGAATATCCGCCTTGTTTTGGGGCTTGATGAAGCACTTGAACATATCAGAGAGTATTCATTGGGGCACTCCGAATCTGTCTGTGCTGAAGACCAAGTGGTCTCAGAACGATTTTTACGAGAAGTAGATTCTGCTTGCGTGTATCACAATGCGTCCACCTGCTTTTCTGATGGGGCGGAGTTTGGACTCGGAGCGGAAATTGGTATCTCCACGCAAAAACTGCACGCTCGCGGTCCATTTGCACTTGAGGCACTTACGAGTACAAAATGGGTTATTCGTGGAAACGGACAGGTGAGAGGGTGA
- a CDS encoding ABC transporter ATP-binding protein — MLTFENVIKTFTAGGEQWTFGPVSLSFFEHESTALIGRSGSGKSTLLSLASGLLSADSGNIFFEGESIKKMSEKNRAKHWNENVGFIFQEFFLFPDLTVLENVMIPLLVRKIPRKKAKEQSEEMLSQVGLSSRKHHHPSEISGGQHQRVAIARALVGKPKLILADEPTGNLDPKTGDEIIELLLHLQKETEALLLVVTHDHFLADQIPRKIEMENGNILSDSSSS; from the coding sequence ATGCTCACGTTTGAAAACGTTATAAAGACCTTTACTGCAGGAGGAGAACAGTGGACGTTTGGTCCTGTTTCGCTTTCGTTTTTTGAACACGAATCCACCGCCCTTATTGGGCGATCTGGTTCGGGAAAATCAACACTCTTGTCGCTGGCGAGCGGTCTTTTGTCGGCAGATTCTGGAAATATTTTTTTTGAAGGAGAATCAATAAAAAAGATGTCAGAAAAAAATCGTGCCAAGCACTGGAACGAAAATGTTGGATTTATTTTTCAGGAATTTTTTCTCTTTCCCGATCTTACGGTTCTCGAAAACGTTATGATTCCGCTTCTCGTACGCAAAATTCCCCGAAAAAAAGCAAAAGAACAATCGGAAGAGATGCTCTCACAAGTAGGACTCTCTTCTCGAAAGCATCACCACCCTTCTGAAATTTCTGGTGGGCAACACCAACGCGTCGCTATTGCCCGAGCACTTGTCGGAAAACCGAAACTTATTTTGGCGGATGAGCCAACAGGAAATCTTGACCCAAAAACGGGAGACGAAATCATCGAACTTCTTCTTCATCTCCAAAAAGAAACTGAAGCACTCCTTTTGGTGGTAACACACGACCATTTTCTCGCTGATCAAATTCCAAGAAAAATAGAGATGGAAAATGGAAATATTCTTTCTGACTCCTCTTCTTCATAA
- a CDS encoding dihydroorotate dehydrogenase yields the protein MNILSSQFCGVSFENPFVLASGYLGVTGAGMADVVFRGAGGVTTKSWWEKAHKGHANPVIIANEHAILNAVGLPDAGIEKSREEIAEYRKRTKAPIIVSIVAPSPEEYGEITKLAAELSPDILEVNISCPNVKEEFCDLFSGNTRLAEVITKSVKKESKNIPVSIKLSPNVPNIAEVARACEANGADAITAINTVGPGMRIDPELRTPILKNKTGGVSGPAIFPIALRCVWDIFQAVDIPIVGTGGICSGRDVAEMMLAGATLCGIGSALHYRGTDAFRLLSEELEEFCQKEGVKNVSELIGGAHRL from the coding sequence ATGAATATACTTTCTTCTCAATTTTGCGGCGTTTCCTTTGAGAACCCATTTGTTCTCGCAAGTGGATATTTGGGAGTTACCGGAGCAGGAATGGCAGATGTTGTTTTTCGCGGAGCTGGAGGAGTAACGACAAAATCTTGGTGGGAAAAAGCCCACAAGGGACACGCAAATCCGGTGATTATCGCCAACGAGCACGCCATCTTGAACGCTGTTGGACTTCCTGATGCTGGGATTGAAAAGTCTCGCGAAGAAATAGCGGAATATCGAAAGAGAACAAAAGCGCCGATTATTGTCAGTATTGTCGCTCCCTCTCCAGAGGAATACGGAGAAATCACAAAACTTGCAGCAGAACTCTCTCCCGATATTTTAGAAGTGAATATTTCATGCCCCAATGTGAAAGAGGAATTTTGTGATCTGTTTTCTGGAAATACAAGACTGGCAGAAGTGATTACAAAATCTGTGAAAAAAGAATCAAAGAATATTCCTGTTTCAATAAAACTCTCTCCAAATGTGCCAAATATTGCAGAAGTTGCCCGTGCCTGTGAGGCAAACGGAGCAGATGCCATTACAGCCATTAATACCGTTGGACCAGGAATGCGCATTGACCCCGAACTTCGTACCCCTATTTTAAAAAACAAAACCGGAGGTGTTTCTGGTCCTGCTATTTTTCCCATTGCGCTTCGGTGCGTGTGGGATATTTTTCAGGCGGTTGATATTCCTATTGTTGGTACAGGAGGCATTTGCTCAGGACGAGATGTCGCAGAAATGATGCTCGCAGGAGCAACACTTTGTGGTATTGGAAGTGCTTTGCACTATCGTGGTACGGATGCATTTCGACTCCTTTCGGAAGAGTTAGAGGAATTTTGCCAAAAAGAAGGAGTGAAAAATGTGTCCGAACTTATTGGAGGCGCACACCGCCTATAA
- a CDS encoding sigma-70 family RNA polymerase sigma factor: MTKFPDSLTDEQLAIVAQQDIDAFGKIVDRYEKPLLRYIRRLSDMPPEEAEEVLQEVFLKAWKYLNDFDSSQKFSSWIYRITHNETIAEYRRKKSRGSYSAVEWDDELFANLPNNMNVQRDLDRHIDAKNIRQAILHLPENYRNAIILRYLEEKSYDEIADILRVPMGTVATLVNRAKKMLRNQLRPNGEQVSATDYFFSEP, encoded by the coding sequence ATGACCAAATTCCCCGATTCTCTCACCGATGAACAGTTGGCGATAGTGGCACAACAAGATATAGATGCTTTTGGGAAAATTGTTGATCGGTATGAAAAACCACTCTTGCGATATATTCGTCGCTTGTCAGATATGCCTCCTGAAGAAGCGGAAGAGGTGTTGCAAGAAGTTTTTTTAAAAGCATGGAAATATCTCAACGATTTCGATAGCAGTCAGAAATTTAGTAGTTGGATTTATCGTATTACGCATAACGAAACGATTGCAGAATATCGACGTAAAAAGTCACGCGGTAGCTACAGTGCTGTTGAATGGGATGACGAGCTCTTTGCGAACTTGCCAAACAATATGAATGTTCAACGCGATCTCGATCGCCATATCGATGCAAAAAATATTCGTCAGGCGATTTTGCATTTACCCGAAAACTACCGAAATGCTATTATTCTTCGATACCTCGAAGAAAAATCTTATGACGAAATTGCCGATATTCTCCGAGTGCCCATGGGCACAGTAGCAACGCTTGTTAATCGCGCGAAAAAAATGCTTCGTAATCAACTACGTCCAAACGGTGAGCAGGTTTCCGCCACTGATTATTTTTTTTCAGAACCATGA
- a CDS encoding ABC transporter permease: protein MNFFENIINSIVTIVSNKLRSGLTMLGIIIGVSSVIVMIAIGEGAQKGVTSRIEEMGTNLLIVSPGSSSQTNVRGGSGGNSSTDSLTNDDISSLLSLDGIVAVSPEKSGRKQVIYTNKNVNTTITGVYPSYEFVRNFKVEYGQFITEQHNKEFSRVAVLGNQVVTDLFDGANPIGKDIRIENNIFTVVGVMEKKESQGSSNTGNFIFIPISTAQMRVFGSASLNNIFLSVADANEMESMKEKVELALLTEHQISDPTHADFTVLNQADTLETLNQVTAIFTLLLGGIAGISLLVGGIGVMNIMLVSVTERTHEIGIRKAIGAKERDILVQFLTESTLLSLAGGFLGILISFGVVAVLASKTTLEASITTNSILLAFFFAASVGMFFGAYPAYKAGKLNPIEALRFE from the coding sequence ATGAATTTTTTCGAGAACATCATCAATTCCATTGTCACAATTGTGAGTAACAAGTTGCGTTCGGGGCTTACTATGCTTGGTATTATTATTGGTGTTTCTTCTGTGATTGTCATGATCGCCATTGGTGAAGGAGCACAAAAAGGTGTCACCTCGCGTATTGAGGAAATGGGCACTAATCTTCTTATTGTGAGCCCCGGAAGTAGTTCGCAAACAAATGTGCGTGGCGGATCTGGGGGGAATAGTAGTACCGACTCCCTGACAAACGATGATATTTCTTCCCTTCTTTCTCTTGATGGTATTGTCGCTGTTTCTCCAGAAAAATCTGGTCGGAAACAGGTTATTTATACAAATAAGAATGTGAATACCACTATAACGGGTGTTTATCCTTCCTATGAATTTGTTCGTAATTTTAAAGTGGAATACGGACAATTCATTACTGAGCAACACAACAAAGAGTTTTCTCGTGTTGCTGTGCTTGGAAATCAGGTTGTAACCGATCTTTTTGATGGAGCGAATCCCATCGGGAAAGACATCCGTATCGAAAATAATATTTTTACTGTTGTTGGTGTTATGGAGAAAAAGGAATCTCAAGGGTCAAGTAATACGGGAAATTTCATTTTTATTCCGATTTCTACAGCGCAAATGCGCGTATTTGGAAGTGCTTCTTTGAATAATATTTTCCTCTCCGTAGCAGATGCCAATGAAATGGAAAGTATGAAGGAAAAAGTGGAGCTTGCCTTGCTCACCGAACATCAGATAAGCGATCCTACTCATGCCGATTTTACGGTGTTAAATCAAGCTGATACGCTTGAAACTCTTAATCAGGTTACGGCGATTTTTACACTCCTTCTTGGTGGTATTGCTGGTATTTCTCTTCTTGTTGGCGGAATTGGGGTAATGAATATTATGCTTGTTTCCGTTACAGAGCGAACGCATGAAATTGGTATTCGCAAGGCGATTGGTGCAAAAGAACGTGATATTCTTGTACAATTTCTCACTGAGTCTACGCTTTTGAGTCTTGCAGGTGGTTTTCTTGGTATTTTGATAAGTTTTGGAGTGGTGGCAGTGCTTGCCAGTAAAACGACATTAGAGGCGAGTATTACCACAAATTCCATTCTCCTCGCATTTTTCTTTGCGGCATCGGTAGGAATGTTTTTTGGTGCGTATCCGGCATATAAAGCAGGAAAGCTCAATCCCATTGAAGCACTACGATTTGAGTAG
- a CDS encoding ABC transporter ATP-binding protein: MITLQKITKTYRLGAQDFTVLKGISLNIREGEFVAIMGQSGSGKSTLMNIIGLLDVPTSGEYIFDQENVEHLKSDEQADIRGHKIGFVFQSYNLLPRMSAVKQVGVPLMYQGVRKSERNERSITALHAVGLGDRLQNRPNELSGGQQQRISIARAMVTNPAIILADEPTGALDSKTGREIMDIFTKLNKEGKTVILITHEKEIADYAQRIIHLSDGNIISSEH, from the coding sequence ATGATTACTCTTCAAAAGATTACAAAAACTTATCGGCTTGGCGCGCAAGATTTTACGGTACTTAAGGGAATTTCACTGAATATTCGTGAGGGAGAGTTTGTCGCAATTATGGGGCAATCTGGTTCGGGAAAATCAACGCTTATGAATATTATTGGATTGCTCGATGTTCCTACGAGTGGTGAATATATTTTTGATCAGGAGAATGTAGAGCACCTTAAAAGCGATGAACAAGCGGATATACGGGGTCACAAGATTGGCTTTGTCTTTCAGTCGTACAATCTTCTTCCACGCATGTCTGCTGTGAAACAGGTTGGTGTGCCGCTCATGTATCAGGGGGTTCGAAAATCTGAACGCAATGAACGATCAATTACTGCTCTGCATGCAGTGGGTCTTGGTGATAGATTGCAAAATCGTCCAAACGAACTTTCTGGCGGACAACAACAACGAATTTCCATTGCTCGGGCAATGGTGACAAATCCTGCTATTATTCTTGCTGATGAACCGACCGGAGCACTCGACAGTAAAACCGGGAGAGAAATCATGGATATCTTCACGAAATTGAATAAGGAGGGGAAGACAGTTATTCTTATTACACACGAAAAAGAAATTGCCGATTATGCTCAGCGTATCATCCATCTCAGTGATGGGAACATTATTTCTTCTGAACACTAA